TTCTGATACTGGGGTTATTTGCAGGAGCTGACCAAGTCTCACCGTACTTCTTGCACAGGAGATGCAGGTTGATGAAAGAGCAGCTTCTGTCTTTATTTCCAGGTGATGTGGTTGACAGTCCTGTTACTGTCTGTGTATGATACTGCCACAATTGCTGCTGTAGCTCAATAGCAATACCAGCTTTCCTGTGTTTGGTTTGATCTGTTCAAATATATTGATCTCCATTGTTTTCCTTTTTCATGTCTCTTGTACCCAAACATTGTTAAAGGTTTTCTTTTTCtaacttcaaattttttttttatgatattataataaCTACCTCAATGAAAATGTGTGTCCCTTTGGATAATTAATTGTAACCTTTGCATAATTTGAGGTTTACAAATAGAATCTTGAACAATCCTccttctcattttttatttttaaattatttgtattttattattcGATTTACTAGAAGATGTTAAATCAAATTAGTACGCGATGgtaatatcaataaaatatcgaATAATTCTGGTGCATAATAACAAGATTTTTGTCTTAAAACAATGTCTAGGCACCTCCAGATGTTTTTCATAGACTTTCCTTAGTATTATGCtattttaatattgattaattttcttaattgaaATCTGCATATTTTAATTTCTGTTCCGACAAATATGTTTACAAATATTTCCTTGTGATCAGAGACATGATCATGGTCTCTGTTTCCTTCTTCATCAACTCTCTTTGCTGGAGTTGTGTCACCACAATTTGAAGCATTGCAAGATCAACCCTATGGACATGGAGGTCTGTGGAGTACAATGTTGTTCAGGTCCTGCAGTCCCCAGAGGAAGGAGCAGATTAAAAGTACTCAGGCAGGAGGCTCTCTGTCCACTGTGACTGAGGCATACAAGAGTGATTCCTGCTCATCAACACATGGCTGCTGATTAGAGAGTTGAATGAGAGCAGCTGCCAAAACAAATCCCCATCTCTCCCCCAAATCCCAACACTGAGTAACATAGGGTTTGTCCATTTGCTCAGTCCTCTCTGTTCATGGTCACATGGCCTCCTCTGTTAGGTGACAAAGTTTGTAGTGTTCTCAGAACATATGCACACCAAGAAATCTGAGCTGAATCAGCTTAGATATGAGGAGAATCAAGAGAGACATATCCAGGCACTATTGCATGTCAAGCATAAGGATGTTTTGGTTAAATATGAGCAGAAATAGAACACATCTGAAATTTTTTCCATGGATTTTCTGCAGTTTATATATCTTAGTGATGAGTAAAACCAGATGTAACAGGATGGAGTTGACAACTAATGTAAATTTTTTGAAGGCTATCAGAGGCCAATTTATGCAAATcctattttcctttttaaattcttatgataaatattttgaattgaGTAACAATACTCATAAAAGTTTAAGCTGttcgaaaaataaataaatatatttataaaacttaatattcTCTCTAACATGCAACTCTATTTAGATTTGATGTATAGACAAAATACACCTTCGGTATAGGATCAAATAAACTCgatgaatatttttaattaaatactaGAAAAAGATAGATATAAAATCGAAACTCATAACCTATTATAGGACCATCGTAAAGAATTTGATTGAGTTATCGAATTTCAAAAACTTAATCAAAtatataagatttatatttattttgtgaATGAAACCTAATTATATAGTGTAGATGGAAGATAAGAATGAataatacataaatatttttaatcaaacacCTACTTTGTTAAAGAATCTGATTAgattactatagattttcaaaagtTTTTTAAGTTATCACTAATAGGAGAAGAATTTTACATCTTCCTTCTTCggtaaaaaaaatgatcatgcatGCAATAGATAATGGCATCAATGAAATGTCTCCCTCTCCAGCAAACATTCGACTTTGCAACAGGAGATTGAGCACAAAGTGGTGTTCACCTCATGATTTGATGTGGGGTTGGTGGGTGCTCAGAAGAGCTTACAAGGTGGTGTGGGTATGGCTGCATGACAAGGCTCTTCATGCCACCCCCACCAATCCCCCACAAAATTCCAAGCTCGCCATGGATCCTCCTCTGTTTCAGCTCCCACCACCACCATTAATTCCTCTCCTTGCCTGCCCTCGGGGGAGCGCAGCATCACGGGGAATGCATATTTAACCCTCCCACCTCCCCTTCCCACTCTCCATTTATACCACCTGCACACCAATCATCACCTCCCCTTTTGAAATCTCTCTTCCTCGTCTCTCTCTCATCTACGAGCTGGAAGTCTAATGGCTGCCTGTCTTCCCAACTTATCATCACCTGGCCGGGAAAGGCGGCTCTCCGAGCTGCTGCAGGAGCAACAAGAGCCCTTCTTGTTGGATGTTTACCTCCTGGAGAAAGGGTACTCAGACAAGCTCCTCGCTTCCCCGGCCACCAGCCTGTGCTGGCCCATCAACGACGCATTCAAGAGGGTGCAGCGGATCGCAAGCCATGGTTTCAGGAGGAGttgctggaggaggaggagatgtcaGCTGCTGAGGTGCATGCTCGCCAAGTTTCTCAGCGGGAGGGTCGTCAGGCAGGCCTTCTTGGGCCGGGACAAGAAGGTCCTTCATTTGTCTGAGGCCGACGAGGTCTTGTCTTTGTCTTCCAGATGCAGCGATGGAGGAGAGATCCCATGGAAATCCCATCAGGTGGATGATCCAAAGCAGCTCAGCCCTGTGTCGGTTCTCGAGCTGCACTCTTACGAAGGCTCTCCAGTTCATCCTACCAGTGAGTTCTAAAGCTTTGTAAGCTCTTTCAGATTTGCCAGTATCTCATCTAACTCATCATCACAGATACAGAAGAGGATACATCAACACTGCACCTCTTCAAGGAGCTACTTGAGCTCTCTTGCGTTACTCCTCCTGCTCTCAACCAGTTTGGTACATCAAAGAAGCAGCTTGATCTACCAGAGAAGCTTCACTTGGACCGTGAACAGGAAGACAAAAGCACGAAGGATTCTCATGAAAGTTCAGGCCATGAGATTTTTGAAACTGTGATCCGCGACGATGAGACCTCTTCATGGCAGAGGCAGAGAGGAGTTCGTACTAGCATCAGCCAGCTGACATTCTCAGACATCTCCAACTCCAAGAGGGAATGGCATGAATTCCAGCCTCAGGTTAGAGAGATTGCAGTTCAGATAGAAGAAGCCATTTTTGAGGGTATCAGAGAAGATGTAATCTCAGAGATGTTAGGCTCTCGTTGTACATTCTAAAGATGTTGATTAGCAGTATACCAATGCAGCTACTGAGTAGTTTCAGAAGGTTTCACTCTCTGGCTTTGACATCATTGTCTTACAACAAAGCTATGACATTATACTTCAGAAAATT
The window above is part of the Musa acuminata AAA Group cultivar baxijiao chromosome BXJ2-6, Cavendish_Baxijiao_AAA, whole genome shotgun sequence genome. Proteins encoded here:
- the LOC103974091 gene encoding uncharacterized protein LOC103974091, coding for MAACLPNLSSPGRERRLSELLQEQQEPFLLDVYLLEKGYSDKLLASPATSLCWPINDAFKRVQRIASHGFRRSCWRRRRCQLLRCMLAKFLSGRVVRQAFLGRDKKVLHLSEADEVLSLSSRCSDGGEIPWKSHQVDDPKQLSPVSVLELHSYEGSPVHPTNTEEDTSTLHLFKELLELSCVTPPALNQFGTSKKQLDLPEKLHLDREQEDKSTKDSHESSGHEIFETVIRDDETSSWQRQRGVRTSISQLTFSDISNSKREWHEFQPQVREIAVQIEEAIFEGIREDVISEMLGSRCTF